In Zingiber officinale cultivar Zhangliang chromosome 1A, Zo_v1.1, whole genome shotgun sequence, a genomic segment contains:
- the LOC122031218 gene encoding protein CHROMOSOME TRANSMISSION FIDELITY 7-like: MQQSRISAFFKPSGDRRLKDKGEAESKARRDSSRILKKKRSYAQYHLELGQSDFLLRSCSVCGMMYACGDESDEKLHRDFHKKYYEGIQFKGLRDERVVSASSGDNCRILLVVDGDPPSHRRKVKEVLTIMEKELGFSDGQLLNKQCKVYLFISSYRVVGCLVAESIRMGHRVIENSASRKHTDHNNTYSDKMCQNLERKGPILQFGGISFKRVVIKRSDGKNKASIDECETGAVLCEEESVPALCGFRGIWVVPSQRRKQIASRLLDAARQSFSPSRILEHSQCAFSPPTSSGRALASRYCSGSAYLIYREEDV; the protein is encoded by the exons ATGCAGCAATCCCGGATCAGCGCCTTCTTCAAGCCCTCCGGCGATCGAAGGCTCAAAGATAAAGGAGAAGCGGAATCGAAGGCGCGGAGGGATTCCTCTAGGATCCTCAAAAAGAAGAGGAGTTACGCGCAGTACCATCTCGAATTAGGGCAGTCGGACTTCCTCCTCCGCTCCTGCTCCGTCTGTGGGATGATGTACGCCTGCGGGGACGAGTCGGATGAGAAGCTCCACAGGGATTTCCACAAGAAATACTATGAAGGAATCCAATTTAAG GGCTTGCGCGACGAGAGAGTTGTCTCGGCGTCTAGCGGAGACAATTGCCGCATTCTATTGGTGGTTGATGGTGATCCTCCATCACACAGGCGCAAG GTTAAGGAGGTGCTTACAATCATGGAGAAGGAGCTTGGGTTTAGTGACGGTCAGCTTCTGAATAAGCAATGCAAA GTTTATCTGTTTATTTCGAGTTACAGGGTTGTTGGTTGCCTAGTTGCTGAATCGATAAGAATGGGTCATAGAGTTATAGAAAATTCTGCATCACGCAAACATACGGACCATAATAACACATATTCagataaaatgtgtcaaaatttagaAAGAAAAGGTCCAATTTTACAATTTGGAGGGATTAGTTTCAAGAGAGTGGTCATCAAAAGAAGTGATGGCAAGAACAAGGCGAGCATTGATGAGTGCGAGACTGGAGCTGTTCTTTGTGAGGAAGAATCTGTTCCTGCTCTTTGTGGCTTTAGGGGCATCTGGGTTGTACCATCCCAAAGAAGGAAGCAGATTGCCTCACGACTTCTGGATGCTGCAAG GCAGAGTTTTTCCCCGAGTCGAATATTGGAACACTCACAGTGTGCTTTTTCCCCTCCAACCTCTTCTGGGAGAGCACTAGCATCCAGATATTGTAGTGGCAGTGCTTACCTAATCTATAGGGAAGAAGATGTGTGA
- the LOC122002604 gene encoding uncharacterized protein DDB_G0287625-like, translated as MSVRARHGSSYFITFIDDFTHYVHVYLISHKSETLEYFRRYVNEVEKQMDKTIKALRTNRGCEYLSDQFKDLCNKKETDFHKRGEIKGNEPLSELSDSDNRLLPNESSKAQVDELLFDSSGRDPYYNDSSDPSRSNPNGNNPDHDDSYDLSRSNHDHNDSSDMSRSNPNGNNLDHDDSYDLSRSNPDHINSSNPQLRKSNRKGMPKHHYEIEGHTYIISSIDEEKPKNIDEAISCPLRDKWINAMKEEMNSMKSNNVWKLVEISHGHKAIRNK; from the exons ATGAGTGTAAGGGCTAGACATGGATCCTCCTACTTTATTACATTTATAGATGATTTCACTCATTATGTTCATGTCTATTTGATTTCACATAAATCTGAAACATTGGAATATTTTAGACGCTATGTCAATGAAGTGGAAAAACAAATGGATAAGACAATAAAGGCTTTGAGAACTAATAGAGGATGTGAATATCTATCAGATCAATTTAAGGATCTGTGTAATAAAAAGG AGACTGATTTTCATAAGAGAGGTGAAATTAAGGGGAATGAACCTTTATCTGAGTTATCCGATTCAGATAATAGGTTGTTGCCAAATGAGTCATCTAAAGCTCAAGTGGATGAGTTGTTGTTTGATTCCAGTGGGAGAGATCCTTATTATAATGATTCATCTGATCCAAGTAGGAGCAACCCTAATGGGAACAATCCTGATCATGATGATTCTTATGATTTAAGTAGGAGTAATCATGATCATAATGATTCATCTGATATGAGTAGGAGCAACCCTAATGGGAACAATCTTGATCATGATGATTCTTATGATTTGAGTAGGAGTAATCCTGATCATATTAATTCATCTAATCCTCAACTTCGGAAGAGTAATAGGAAAGGTATGCCTAAACATCATTATGAGATTGAAGGGCATACTTATATCATATCTTCAATTGATGAAGAAAAGCCTAAAAACATAGACGAAGCTATATCTTGTCCTTTGAGGGACAAATGGATAAATGCAATGAAAGAAGAAATGAATTCAATGAAATCAAACAATGTTTGGAAACTAGTTGAAATTTCTCATGGTCATAAAGCTATTCGAAACAAATGA
- the LOC122031229 gene encoding serine/arginine-rich splicing factor RSZ21A-like: MARLYVGNLDPRMTARELEDEFRVFGVLRSVWVARKPPGFAFIDFDDKRDAQDAIRDLDGKNGWRVELSHNSSSRGRDRHGASDMKCYECGETGHFARECRLRIGSGGLGSGRRRTRSRSRSKSPRYRRSPSYGRRSSSPRERSPRRRSPSPRRRSYSKSPPYENRRSESPQANGYQRRSRS; the protein is encoded by the exons ATGGCTCGTCTTTACGTTGGCAATCTAGATCCCCGAATGACTGCACGGGAACTTGAAGATGAATTTCGTGTGTTTGGGGTTCTACGAAG CGTTTGGGTTGCTAGAAAACCACCAGGCTTTGCTTTCATTGATTTTGATGATAAAAGAGATGCTCAGGATGCAATCCGTGATCTGGATG GCAAAAATGGATGGAGAGTAGAATTGTCCCATAACTCAAGCAGCCGTGGCCGTGATCGCCATGGAGCATCGGATATGAAGTGCTACGAGTGTGGGGAGACAGGTCATTTTGCTCGTGAATGTCGTCTTCGAATTGGTTCTGGAGGATTAGGCAGTGGAAGACGTCGGACTCGTAGTCGGAGTCGCAGCAAAAGTCCAAGATACCGCCGAAGTCCTAGTTATGGTCGAAG GAGCTCTAGTCCTCGTGAGCGCTCTCCAAGAAGACGCAGTCCATCTCCTCGTCGAAGGAGTTATAGCAAGTCACCTCCATATGAAAATCGTCGATCTGAGTCGCCACAAGCTAATGG ATATCAACGGCGCAGCAGGAGCTGA
- the LOC122031237 gene encoding uncharacterized protein LOC122031237: MAAASALRWIKITALVAAVATAAVAVAASLHRRRAQQLESRIRELEVSLAAALEKSASERRGRTRAQQALRKVLTEQNSDGFKQVAASAYPMTPIGTIRSCFSTRNGTPRQPLLVPLARACLVFDSGRVPTAALEGLAEYSHCWILYVFHLNTDFDKLWREPSRSKFKAKVRVPRLKGGKMGVLATRSPHRPCPIGLTVAKVEALDGHTLLLSGVDLVDSTPVLDIKPYLPYSDSIRGATVPNWVKADNTLAVASVRFSPNFSSSLSSCWEEVEKCSLYASQLEFQNLIREVLSWDIRSLSQVNDPHNTLVVKESFNALLESENVADEPSEISTKKPESCNTILEENISGEESSQTLRKEEPASSLINEVVYHLVLEGIDISYKMASNANILVEKALMLPDYKRSHHYSYSMWKDKLSIESFST, from the exons ATGGCGGCCGCCAGCGCCCTCCGATGGATCAAAATAACAGCCCTAGTCGCCGCCGTTGCGACGGCCGCCGTCGCCGTCGCAG CTTCGTTGCATCGTCGGAGAGCGCAGCAGCTGGAGTCGCGCATCCGAGAGCTCGAGGTTTCTCTTGCGGCAGCCCTCGAGAAAAGCGCTTCGGAGAGGCGCGGGAGAACTCGAGCTCAACAG GCCCTGCGGAAGGTTTTGACGGAGCAGAACTCAGATGGATTCAAGCAAGTTGCAGCCTCGGCCTACCCCATGACTCCCATTGGCACCATCAGGTCCTGCTTCTCTACCAG aAATGGCACTCCAAGACAACCTTTGCTTGTACCTCTTGCTAGAGCTTGCCTGGTGTTTGACTCTGGTCGAGTCCCTACAGCTGCGCTTGAAGGCCTTGCTGAGTATTCTCATTGTTGGATCCTTTATGTATTTCATCTTAACACTGACTTTGATAAGCTGTGGAGGGAGCCATCTAGATCCAAATTCAAGGCTAAG GTTAGAGTGCCTAGGCTAAAAGGAGGTAAAATGGGAGTTCTGGCTACTCGATCTCCACACAGGCCTTGCCCTATTGGACTTACTGTTGCCAAG GTTGAAGCTCTAGATGGACACACACTTTTGCTTTCTGGTGTTGATTTGGTTGACAGCACG CCGGTACTTGATATCAAACCTTATCTTCCATATTCTGATAGCATACGTGGTGCAACTGTTCCAAACTGGGTTAAG GCAGATAATACATTAGCAGTGGCATCTGTTAGGTTTTCTCCAAATTTTTCCTCCTCATTATCAAGTTGCTGGGAAGAAGTT GAAAAATGCTCATTGTATGCTTCTCAGCTTGAATTCCAAAATTTAATCCGAGAGGTTCTTTCCTGGGATATCAGATCCCTGTCTCAAGTAAATGACCCTCATAACACATTGGTAGTAAAAGAGAGCTTCAATGCTCTTCTAGAATCTGAGAACGTAGCTGATGAACCCTCTGAGATATCAACCAAGAAGCCTGAGAGCTGCAATACTATTCTAGAAGAGAATATAAGCGGAGAAGAATCCTCTCAGACTCTAAGAAAAGAAGAGCCTGCTTCATCATTGATAAATGAGGTAGTATATCACCTTGTCCTGGAAGGAATTGACATCTCATATAAGATGGCCTCGAATGCTAACATTTTGGTTGAAAAAGCTTTGATGTTGCCCGATTATAAGAGAAGTCATCACTACAGCTACTCGATGTGGAAGGATAAACTGAGCATCGAGTCTTTCAGCACTTGA